A portion of the bacterium genome contains these proteins:
- a CDS encoding FAD-dependent monooxygenase, with protein sequence MAERVLIAGAGPVGLSLALGLSHHGIPSIVLEEDEGLSTQSKALGCHARTLEIFRAWGVRDRFLTAGIFLSRIAIWTPDSPEPQATLDLSSLSALTADPGILILPQDRTEALLLARLKELGLAEVRFGAKLTAFTQDASGVIATVVPKEGTSYDLTGDYLLGCDGPHSTVRERLGWHLVGKTYPSRLMLADFHLPDARNDQPWPRFAALDGGLGAAIHFEPGRWRLIGILAPDETEEEAISKAGVQRRIEALFGPGEVEVVWASAFHIHCRTSPHFRLGRVLLAGDAAHINSPAGGQGMNSGIMDAHNLAWKLARALHGGDTEALLTSYEAERRQEVLSVVDRYTDRLTRLLLLPGAATRARIARALRVLIGMPSIVRRLAPKAAMLDVRYEASPLISGEGPWLGARAPDGELIDRQGQSIRLLDLVSREATLLLFEDGRLPSWDRTAIASLCADVPGLKVVRIVAGTCEAAPGDYRDATGTLFRAWRATGGDAALVRPDGHVGWRERHPTPTGLAAGVRRALGAPGPSGLTVQFAPRETGTPRLW encoded by the coding sequence ATGGCAGAACGGGTCCTCATCGCAGGGGCTGGGCCGGTGGGCCTCTCGCTCGCGCTTGGCCTCTCGCACCACGGCATCCCCTCGATCGTCCTCGAAGAGGACGAAGGGCTCAGCACCCAGTCCAAGGCCCTGGGGTGCCACGCCCGCACCCTCGAGATCTTCCGGGCCTGGGGGGTACGCGATCGCTTCCTGACGGCCGGCATCTTCCTCAGCCGGATCGCGATCTGGACACCCGATAGCCCCGAACCCCAAGCGACGCTCGATCTCTCCTCGCTTTCGGCCCTCACGGCCGATCCGGGCATCCTCATCCTGCCCCAGGACCGGACCGAAGCCCTGCTGCTCGCGCGCCTCAAGGAGCTGGGCCTCGCCGAGGTGCGCTTCGGCGCGAAGCTGACGGCCTTCACCCAGGACGCCTCAGGGGTGATTGCGACCGTCGTGCCGAAAGAAGGCACCTCCTACGATCTGACGGGCGACTACTTGCTCGGCTGTGACGGGCCCCATAGCACGGTCCGCGAGCGACTTGGATGGCACCTGGTGGGCAAGACCTATCCGAGCCGGCTGATGCTCGCGGACTTTCACTTGCCGGATGCCCGAAACGATCAGCCATGGCCGCGCTTCGCGGCCCTCGACGGCGGCCTGGGCGCAGCCATCCACTTCGAGCCGGGGCGCTGGCGCCTCATCGGCATTCTTGCGCCCGATGAAACCGAAGAAGAAGCGATCTCCAAAGCGGGGGTCCAGCGACGGATCGAGGCCCTCTTCGGCCCGGGCGAGGTCGAGGTGGTCTGGGCGAGCGCCTTCCACATCCACTGCCGCACCAGCCCCCACTTCCGGCTGGGGCGGGTGCTGCTCGCGGGGGATGCGGCCCACATCAACAGCCCTGCCGGTGGCCAGGGCATGAACAGCGGCATCATGGACGCCCACAACCTCGCATGGAAGCTCGCGCGGGCCCTACACGGCGGTGATACCGAGGCCCTGCTCACCTCCTACGAAGCCGAGCGGCGCCAAGAGGTCCTCTCGGTGGTGGATCGCTACACCGACCGTCTGACCCGGTTACTGCTGCTGCCCGGCGCCGCCACCCGCGCGCGGATCGCCCGTGCCCTGCGCGTGCTCATTGGGATGCCCTCGATTGTGCGCCGTCTCGCCCCCAAGGCCGCCATGCTCGATGTGCGCTACGAGGCCTCGCCCTTGATCAGCGGCGAGGGCCCATGGCTCGGCGCCCGCGCCCCCGACGGCGAACTGATCGATCGCCAGGGTCAATCAATACGGCTGCTCGATCTGGTGTCGCGCGAAGCGACGCTCTTGCTCTTCGAGGATGGGCGCTTGCCGAGCTGGGACCGCACGGCCATCGCGAGCCTGTGCGCCGACGTCCCGGGCCTCAAGGTGGTGCGGATCGTCGCGGGCACCTGCGAGGCCGCTCCCGGCGACTACCGGGACGCCACCGGCACCCTGTTCCGCGCATGGCGCGCCACGGGCGGCGATGCAGCGCTGGTGCGGCCCGACGGCCATGTAGGCTGGCGCGAGCGCCACCCGACCCCCACGGGGCTTGCCGCCGGCGTGCGGCGCGCCCTCGGCGCACCGGGCCCAAGTGGCCTGACGGTGCAGTTCGCGCCCCGCGAGACGGGCACCCCGCGCCTGTGGTGA
- a CDS encoding Rrf2 family transcriptional regulator, which yields MRMSDGVEWGLHSVWLLSQLPEGAVLAGKTLAEFHGVSESYLLKHLKALVAARILGSVPGPRGGYRLARPTTEVSFLDVARAIEGPEPAFRCTEIRQRGPIGAPPEACRLPCSIHRTMSEAEAAWMNVLKRRTIADLTAELLQTLPPERQQSIAAWLEQHIREGDGKRRGANGST from the coding sequence ATGCGGATGAGCGATGGGGTGGAATGGGGCTTGCATAGCGTCTGGCTGCTATCACAGCTGCCGGAGGGCGCAGTGCTGGCGGGTAAGACGCTCGCGGAATTCCATGGCGTCTCGGAGAGCTACCTACTCAAGCACCTGAAGGCCTTGGTGGCGGCCAGGATCCTGGGCTCGGTTCCAGGCCCTCGGGGCGGCTATCGATTGGCACGCCCCACCACAGAGGTGAGCTTCCTCGACGTAGCCCGAGCCATAGAAGGGCCGGAGCCAGCCTTCCGCTGCACCGAGATCCGCCAGCGTGGGCCGATCGGTGCGCCCCCGGAGGCATGCCGGCTGCCGTGCTCCATCCACCGCACCATGAGCGAGGCGGAAGCCGCATGGATGAACGTGCTGAAGCGCCGGACGATCGCCGACCTCACCGCGGAGCTCCTTCAGACCCTCCCACCGGAACGGCAGCAGAGCATCGCCGCCTGGCTGGAGCAGCACATCCGGGAAGGTGACGGCAAACGTCGTGGCGCGAACGGCAGTACGTGA
- a CDS encoding carboxymuconolactone decarboxylase family protein — protein MTMRLNYPQLAPKAMEAMYGLERYISACGLEKSLIELVKIRASQLNGCAACLDMHTKDARAAGESEQRLYLLSAWREASFYTPRERAALELTEAVTRITDNHVPDELFERARRHFTDEELVNLTFAIATINSWNRIAITFGREAGTEQATAAVAP, from the coding sequence ATGACCATGCGATTGAACTACCCGCAGCTCGCCCCTAAAGCGATGGAGGCGATGTACGGCTTGGAGCGTTACATTAGCGCGTGTGGGCTGGAGAAGTCCTTGATCGAGCTCGTCAAAATTCGAGCCTCTCAGCTCAACGGCTGCGCCGCCTGCCTCGACATGCATACCAAGGACGCGCGGGCGGCGGGCGAGAGCGAGCAGCGGCTCTACTTGCTATCGGCCTGGCGCGAGGCCTCATTCTACACGCCGCGCGAAAGGGCTGCGCTGGAGCTCACGGAGGCGGTCACACGGATCACGGACAACCATGTTCCGGACGAGCTGTTTGAGCGGGCGCGCCGTCATTTTACCGACGAGGAGCTGGTCAACCTCACCTTCGCCATCGCGACCATCAACAGCTGGAACCGCATCGCCATCACCTTCGGCCGCGAGGCAGGAACGGAGCAGGCCACCGCAGCCGTTGCTCCCTGA
- a CDS encoding S8 family serine peptidase, with protein sequence MKLRTTRLALALGALASVVLAGCSMPDTVGSAIRNDGQTIPMSNVYSVGGQAQLIVKRKTENAAPLKIAGIKRVRLTQMPGVEVNAVTDGNVQRAIDRVEADPSVEYVEPNLRMIIPKTLEDAAEASRNRSQDPNFQGSYGPKLIKALDAHSKTTGEGQVIAVVDTGLDLTHPDFAGKLVPGINTAEPGKSAADDQGHGTNCAGIAGSKKNDQQGYIGVAPGAKLMPIKVLGADGSGSDASVAEGIRWAADHGATVISLSLGGPAATKTGAEAVKYALSKGAVLVAAMGNNGSGQESYPAAYPGVISVGATDINDKVTSFSQYGKWISVTAPGYSILSSFPSYRVSGLTQYEKNKAGMEKYGMKMALGYCYMTGTSQATPHVAGLAALVRASNPSLNAAQVKAKIEGAAVRTAGMSGAFDTHYGYGRVDALKSL encoded by the coding sequence TTGAAGCTTCGCACCACCCGTCTCGCCCTGGCCCTCGGCGCGCTTGCCTCCGTCGTTCTCGCCGGTTGCAGCATGCCCGACACCGTTGGCAGCGCCATCCGCAACGATGGTCAGACCATCCCCATGAGCAACGTCTACTCGGTGGGCGGCCAGGCTCAGCTCATCGTCAAGCGCAAGACCGAGAACGCCGCCCCCCTCAAGATCGCCGGTATCAAGCGCGTGCGCCTTACCCAGATGCCCGGCGTCGAGGTCAACGCGGTCACCGACGGCAACGTGCAGCGCGCCATCGACCGCGTCGAGGCCGACCCCTCGGTCGAGTACGTCGAGCCCAACCTCCGCATGATCATCCCCAAGACCCTCGAGGATGCCGCCGAGGCCTCGCGCAACCGCAGCCAGGATCCCAACTTCCAGGGCTCCTACGGTCCCAAGCTCATCAAGGCGCTTGACGCCCACTCCAAGACCACCGGCGAAGGCCAGGTCATCGCCGTGGTGGACACCGGTCTCGACCTGACCCACCCCGACTTCGCGGGCAAGCTGGTCCCCGGCATCAACACCGCCGAGCCCGGCAAGAGCGCCGCGGACGACCAGGGTCACGGCACCAACTGCGCGGGCATCGCCGGCAGCAAGAAGAACGACCAGCAGGGCTACATCGGCGTGGCTCCTGGCGCTAAGCTGATGCCCATCAAGGTTCTGGGCGCTGACGGCTCGGGCTCCGACGCCTCGGTCGCCGAAGGCATCCGCTGGGCCGCCGATCACGGCGCCACGGTCATCAGCCTGAGCCTGGGCGGTCCCGCCGCGACCAAGACCGGCGCCGAAGCCGTCAAGTACGCCCTGAGCAAGGGCGCGGTGCTCGTCGCCGCCATGGGCAACAACGGCAGCGGCCAGGAAAGCTACCCCGCCGCCTACCCCGGCGTCATCTCGGTCGGCGCCACCGACATCAACGACAAGGTCACCAGCTTCTCGCAGTACGGCAAGTGGATCTCGGTGACCGCCCCCGGCTACAGCATCCTCAGCAGCTTCCCCAGCTACCGCGTCTCGGGCCTGACCCAGTACGAGAAGAACAAGGCCGGCATGGAGAAGTACGGGATGAAGATGGCGCTCGGTTACTGCTACATGACCGGCACCTCGCAGGCCACTCCCCACGTCGCGGGTCTCGCCGCCCTGGTCCGCGCCAGCAACCCCAGCCTCAACGCCGCCCAGGTCAAGGCCAAGATCGAAGGGGCCGCGGTCCGCACCGCCGGCATGTCGGGCGCCTTCGACACCCACTACGGCTACGGCCGCGTCGACGCCCTCAAGTCGCTCTAA
- the prfA gene encoding peptide chain release factor 1: MQIDKLHEVERTYHDLGDRLSDPAVLSDQDQLRKYAKARSDMEVTVEFFHAWQAATKQLADAQAMRKGESDPELRELIEAEIEELGPRIEDLEQKLTLQLLPKDPNDDKNIIIELRGGAGGDEANLFAGDLLRMYTRYAEGRGWKVEVMDLQEQDLGGIKEASILVKGDGVYSRMKWESGVHRVQRVPATESQGRIHTSTATVAVLPEAEDVDIEINQADLRWDTFRSGGAGGQNVNKVESGVRVTHIPTGVAVACTVERSQLQNKARALELLRTRLLDAKVQAAESAYASERKSQVGTGDRSERIRTYNFPENRVSDHRIKLTLNKLDRILNGDLDEVIDALISADQSEKLAQLTAQTV, from the coding sequence ATTCAGATCGATAAGCTCCACGAAGTGGAGCGCACCTACCACGACCTCGGCGATCGCCTGAGCGACCCCGCGGTGCTCTCCGACCAGGACCAGCTGCGCAAGTACGCCAAGGCCCGCTCCGACATGGAGGTCACGGTCGAGTTCTTCCACGCCTGGCAAGCAGCCACCAAGCAGCTCGCCGACGCGCAGGCCATGCGCAAGGGCGAATCGGACCCCGAGCTGCGCGAGCTGATCGAGGCCGAAATCGAGGAGCTCGGGCCCCGCATCGAGGATCTCGAGCAAAAGCTCACCCTCCAGCTCCTGCCCAAGGACCCCAACGACGACAAGAACATCATCATCGAGCTGCGCGGCGGCGCCGGCGGCGACGAGGCCAACCTCTTCGCGGGCGACCTGTTGCGCATGTACACCCGCTACGCCGAAGGCCGCGGCTGGAAGGTCGAGGTCATGGACCTGCAGGAGCAGGACCTGGGCGGCATCAAGGAAGCCTCCATCCTGGTCAAGGGTGACGGCGTCTACTCGCGCATGAAGTGGGAATCGGGCGTCCACCGCGTCCAGCGCGTGCCCGCCACCGAGTCCCAGGGCCGCATCCACACCTCGACCGCGACGGTGGCCGTGCTGCCCGAGGCCGAAGACGTGGACATCGAGATCAACCAGGCCGACCTGCGCTGGGACACCTTCCGCTCGGGCGGCGCCGGCGGTCAGAACGTCAACAAGGTCGAATCGGGCGTCCGCGTCACCCACATCCCCACCGGCGTGGCCGTCGCCTGTACCGTCGAGCGCTCCCAGCTCCAGAACAAGGCCCGCGCCCTCGAGCTGCTGCGCACCCGCCTGCTGGACGCCAAGGTCCAGGCCGCCGAGTCGGCCTACGCCTCCGAGCGCAAGAGCCAGGTCGGCACCGGCGATCGCTCCGAGCGCATCCGCACTTACAACTTCCCCGAGAACCGCGTGAGCGATCACCGCATCAAGCTGACCCTCAACAAGCTCGATCGCATCCTCAACGGCGACCTGGACGAAGTGATCGACGCCCTCATCTCGGCCGACCAATCCGAGAAGCTCGCGCAGCTCACCGCCCAGACGGTCTAA
- the corA gene encoding magnesium/cobalt transporter CorA, which translates to MLKHALYLDPETGRVQDVPRGEVCPRPKGVMWIDLEGTDRADVEWLKGCFGFHPLALEDCLKSGQRPKLDHYDGYAFLDFYAAAFDAERSRLTTEEIDLFLGEGYLVTAHKAPMPVLDEVRRRWETAAESKTGGASYLLYILLDTVVDDYFPVVDQMEEQLEVLEEMLFERFEQSVITRIFTLKKDLLLMRKVVAPTRDVCLLLLRRESHLIAPGTAVYLQDVYDHLIRVTDSIDTYRDLVSGAVDAYLSVTANRTNDTMKRLTSISAVLMSVTLVAGIYGMNFQHMPELSWKWGYEFALGLMIAIALGLTILFKALRYF; encoded by the coding sequence ATGCTCAAGCACGCCCTGTACCTGGACCCAGAGACCGGCAGGGTCCAGGACGTGCCCCGCGGCGAGGTCTGCCCCCGGCCCAAGGGAGTCATGTGGATCGACCTGGAAGGGACGGACCGCGCCGATGTGGAGTGGCTGAAGGGCTGCTTCGGCTTTCATCCCCTCGCGCTCGAGGACTGCCTCAAGAGCGGCCAGCGTCCCAAGCTCGACCACTACGACGGCTACGCCTTCCTCGACTTCTACGCGGCGGCCTTCGATGCCGAGCGGTCACGCCTGACGACCGAGGAGATCGACCTCTTCCTCGGCGAGGGCTACCTGGTGACGGCCCATAAGGCGCCCATGCCGGTCCTGGACGAGGTTCGCCGGCGCTGGGAGACGGCCGCCGAATCGAAGACCGGCGGTGCGAGCTACCTGCTCTACATCCTGCTGGATACGGTCGTCGACGACTACTTCCCGGTCGTGGACCAGATGGAAGAGCAGCTGGAGGTCCTCGAGGAGATGCTCTTCGAGCGTTTCGAGCAGTCGGTCATCACCCGGATCTTCACCCTCAAGAAGGATCTCCTGCTCATGCGCAAGGTCGTGGCGCCGACGCGGGACGTGTGCCTCTTGCTCTTGCGGCGTGAGAGCCACTTGATCGCCCCAGGGACCGCGGTCTACTTGCAGGACGTCTACGACCACCTGATCCGCGTGACCGACTCGATCGACACCTACCGCGACCTGGTCTCGGGGGCGGTCGACGCTTACCTGTCGGTCACCGCCAACCGGACCAACGACACCATGAAGCGCCTGACCTCCATCTCGGCGGTCCTGATGAGCGTCACCCTGGTGGCGGGCATCTACGGCATGAACTTTCAGCACATGCCCGAACTGAGCTGGAAGTGGGGCTACGAGTTCGCCCTGGGCCTGATGATCGCGATCGCCCTGGGGCTGACCATCCTCTTCAAGGCCCTGCGCTACTTTTAG
- a CDS encoding VOC family protein, translated as MKFLHTRLKVRDLERAIAFYETNFGFKVRTRHTSGRGSQLAHMQLPGGGTELELAYLPWDPDFKLDEDIFHIAFGVDSVRDTVEAMRQRGVKITEEPHQTSSGWMAFIEDPDGYEIELLGQ; from the coding sequence ATGAAGTTCCTGCACACCCGCCTCAAGGTGCGCGACCTGGAGCGCGCCATCGCCTTCTACGAGACCAACTTCGGCTTCAAGGTCCGGACGCGCCACACCTCGGGCCGTGGCTCCCAGCTCGCCCACATGCAACTGCCGGGCGGCGGCACCGAGCTGGAGCTCGCCTACCTGCCCTGGGACCCGGACTTCAAGCTCGACGAGGACATCTTCCACATCGCCTTCGGGGTCGACTCGGTCCGCGACACGGTCGAGGCCATGCGCCAGCGCGGGGTCAAGATCACCGAGGAGCCGCACCAGACCAGCTCCGGCTGGATGGCCTTCATCGAGGATCCGGACGGCTACGAGATCGAGCTCCTGGGCCAGTAG
- a CDS encoding cation:proton antiporter: protein MELFPLLKDLAAVLTAALVMGFIFFRLKQPVIIGYLIAGLIVGPYGLKFVSDLHTIETFAELGVMLLMFALGVEFSFSELKPVKKLAILGGSAQILLTVGLTVLATGWFGLALGTGILLGCMIALSSTIIVLKVLMERGEIDSAHGRAILGILIVQDLSVVIIMTMMPNLGDPAKILGMPMLIALAQAAAFLGVVVLLGTKLFPVLMKKVASTGNKELFLLSAVILCFGTAAASYLIGLSLALGAFIAGIVVSESDHSHQILADVLPLRDLFATLFFVSVGMLINPAFLVANLPAVAGLTVAIVIGKTLIVFAIARFFGYSGRTSLAMGLGLAQIGEFTFILAKLGQQQGLITQDLFSLILTGALVTILLTPFMMQAATPLYLAFAKLPWARRAQPKGSKTPLATSELTGLVDHVVICGFGRVGANLGEVLIRHGYPLLIIESDQNVIQDLRERGIACMYGDSSNIEVLKHAQLPLAKLFIAALPDATSCRLAVKNARQLNPQLDVLARAHRTVDIDELYGLGADEVVQPEFEASIEVIRYTLAKLGYTNREIYRYSHQIRKQRYRQFEDAFDPSTILGLEEALGAADFVWLEVKPDTPMSGQSLRSLDLRNLLGLSAIALRREGEVVPNPDPDDTLFPGDALLVMGPQTQLDKLNSFMFPKPL, encoded by the coding sequence ATGGAACTCTTTCCCTTGCTGAAGGACCTGGCGGCGGTCCTGACGGCCGCCCTCGTCATGGGCTTCATCTTCTTCCGCCTCAAACAGCCCGTCATCATCGGCTACCTCATCGCGGGCCTGATCGTCGGCCCCTACGGCCTCAAGTTCGTCTCGGACCTCCATACCATCGAGACCTTCGCCGAACTGGGGGTCATGCTCCTCATGTTCGCCCTGGGCGTCGAGTTCTCGTTCTCCGAGCTCAAGCCCGTCAAGAAGCTCGCCATCCTGGGCGGCAGCGCCCAGATCCTGCTGACCGTCGGGCTCACGGTGCTCGCCACCGGCTGGTTCGGGCTCGCGCTCGGGACCGGTATCCTGCTCGGCTGCATGATCGCCCTGTCGAGCACCATCATCGTCCTCAAGGTCCTCATGGAGCGCGGCGAGATCGACTCGGCGCACGGCCGGGCGATCCTCGGCATCCTCATCGTCCAGGACCTCTCGGTCGTCATCATCATGACGATGATGCCCAACCTGGGCGACCCCGCGAAGATCCTGGGGATGCCCATGCTCATCGCGCTCGCCCAGGCGGCCGCCTTCCTCGGGGTGGTGGTGCTGCTCGGTACCAAGCTCTTCCCCGTCCTCATGAAGAAGGTCGCGAGCACCGGGAACAAGGAGCTCTTCCTGCTCTCGGCCGTGATCCTCTGCTTCGGCACCGCCGCGGCCTCGTACCTGATCGGCCTCTCGCTCGCGCTGGGAGCCTTCATCGCGGGGATCGTCGTCAGCGAGTCGGACCACAGCCACCAGATCCTCGCCGACGTGCTGCCCCTGCGCGACCTGTTCGCGACCCTCTTCTTCGTCTCGGTCGGCATGCTCATCAACCCGGCCTTCCTGGTGGCGAATCTGCCCGCGGTGGCGGGCCTGACGGTCGCGATCGTGATCGGCAAGACGCTGATCGTCTTTGCGATCGCGCGCTTCTTCGGCTACTCGGGCCGCACCTCGCTCGCCATGGGGCTGGGGCTCGCCCAGATCGGCGAGTTCACCTTCATCCTCGCCAAGCTCGGTCAGCAGCAGGGCCTCATCACCCAGGACCTCTTCTCGCTGATCCTCACGGGCGCGCTCGTCACCATCCTCTTGACCCCCTTCATGATGCAGGCGGCCACCCCCCTGTACCTGGCCTTCGCCAAGCTGCCTTGGGCTCGGCGCGCGCAGCCGAAGGGCTCGAAGACCCCCCTGGCCACCAGCGAGCTCACCGGCCTGGTCGATCACGTGGTGATCTGCGGCTTCGGGCGCGTGGGCGCCAACCTGGGCGAGGTCCTGATCCGGCACGGCTACCCGCTACTCATCATCGAGAGCGACCAGAACGTCATCCAGGACCTGCGCGAACGCGGCATCGCGTGCATGTACGGCGATTCCTCCAACATCGAGGTGCTCAAGCACGCCCAGCTCCCGCTCGCCAAGCTCTTCATCGCGGCCCTGCCCGATGCGACCAGCTGCCGACTGGCGGTCAAGAACGCCCGCCAGCTCAACCCCCAGCTGGACGTCCTGGCCCGCGCTCACCGCACCGTGGACATCGACGAGCTGTACGGCCTGGGGGCCGACGAGGTCGTGCAGCCCGAGTTCGAGGCGAGCATCGAAGTCATCCGCTACACCCTCGCCAAGCTGGGCTACACCAACCGCGAGATCTACCGCTACAGCCACCAGATCCGCAAACAGCGCTACCGCCAGTTCGAGGACGCCTTCGACCCCTCGACGATCCTGGGCCTCGAAGAGGCGCTGGGGGCGGCGGACTTCGTCTGGCTCGAAGTCAAGCCCGACACGCCCATGAGCGGGCAGAGCCTGCGGAGCCTCGATCTACGCAACCTGCTGGGCCTGAGCGCCATCGCCCTGCGGCGCGAAGGGGAGGTCGTCCCCAACCCGGACCCTGACGACACCCTCTTCCCGGGCGACGCCCTGCTTGTCATGGGGCCCCAGACCCAGCTGGACAAGCTGAACTCGTTCATGTTCCCGAAGCCGCTCTAA